The Salvelinus namaycush isolate Seneca chromosome 26, SaNama_1.0, whole genome shotgun sequence genomic sequence CCCCTCCGGCAATGCCAGGGGGCCCTGCCATCATACAAGGGTGCATCTCAACCATGCTGGGGGACTGTGGGCCGGTTATGATGTAGCCCTGTTGGTTGGGGGACTGTGGGCCGGTTAAGATGTAGCCCTGTTGGTTGGGGGACTGTGGCCCGGTTATGATGTAGCCCTGTTGGTTGGGGGACTGTGGGCCGGTTATGATGTAGCCCTGTTGGTTGGGGGACTGTGGGCTGGTCATGGTGTAGCTCTGTTGATTGGGAGACTGTGGGCTGGTCATGGTGTAGCTCTGTTGATTGGTTGTGTAAGACACGTTTGAGTTGGTCATGGTTGGAGGCTGCACTTGGATGGCCACAGGCTGGGTGGTTGTGAAAGTGCAGCCCTTCTTGTGGTCTTTGATCTCCCTGGCCATCTGACACCATGAGCACCAGACACAGCAGCAGGACACCATGATATCCTCACAGAGGCTTCGCTgtggacccacacagacacatttGTTTAAAactataacacacacagacaagttAACAGAACACACATAATACCCCTATCACAACATAAAATgtttgggttcacttagaaatgtctttgtttttaaaagaaaagcaatttttttgtccattaaaataacttaaaattgatcagaaatacaacaTTGTATTATGGCTATTGTAGCTgtaaacagctgatttttaatggaatatttacataggcatacagaggcccattatcagcaaccatcactcctgtgttccaatggcacattgtcttagctaatccaagtttatcattttaaaaggctaattgatcattagaaaactattttgcaattatgttagcatagctgaaaacttttgttctgattaaagaagcaataaaactgtccttctttagactagttgagtaactGGAgaattttttaatatatttttttatttcacccttatttaaccaggtaggcaagttctcatttacaattgcgacctggccaagataaagcaaagcagttcgacacacaacaacacagttaaaCATGGAGTTaaacatggagtaaaacaaacatacagtcaataatacagtagaaaaataagtctatatacaatgtgagcaaatgaggtgagaagggaggtaaaggcaaaaaaaaggccatggtggcgaggtaaatacaatatagcaagtaaaacactggaatggtagatttgcagtggaagaatgtgcaaagtagaaatagaaataatcgggtgcaaaggagcaaaataaataaataaatacagtaggggaaggggtagttgtttgggctaaattatagatgggctatgtacaggtgcagtaatctgtgagctgctctgcaAGTTGgtgtttaaagctagtgagggagataagtgtttccagttttagagatttttgtggtttgttccagtcattggcagcagagaactggaaggagaggcggccaaaggaggaattggctttggggggtgaccagagagatatacctgctggagcgcgtgctacaggtgggtgctgctatggtgaccagcgagctgagataaggggggactttacctagcagggtcttgtagatgacctggagccagtgggtttggccacgagtatgaagcgagggccagccaacgagagcgtacgggtcgcagtggtgggtagtatatggggctttggtgacaaaacggatggcactgtgatagactgcatccaatttattgagtagggtattggaggctgttttgtaaatgacatcgccgaagtcgaggatcggtaggatggtcagttttacgagggtatgtgtggcagcatgagtgaaggatgctttgttgcgaaataggaagccaattctagatttaactttggaatggagatgtttgatgtgagtctggaaggagagtttacagtctaaccagacacctaggtatttgtagttgtccacatattctaagtcagaaccgtccagagtagtgatgctggacatgcgggcaggtgcgggcagcgatcggttgaagagcatgcatttagttttacttgtatttaagagcagttggaggccacggaaggacggttgtatggcattgaagctcgtctggagggttgttaacacagtgtccaaagaagggccagaagtatacagaatggtgtcgtctgcgtagaggtggatcagagactcaccagcagcaagagcgacatcattgatgtatacagagaagagagtcggcccaagaattgaaccctgtggcacccccatagagactgccagaggcccagacaacaggccctccgatttgacacactgaactctatcagaaaagtagttggtgaaccaggcgaggcaatcatttgagaaaccaaggctattgagtctgccgatgaggatgtggtgattgacagagtcgaaagccttggccaggtcaatgaatacggctgcacagtattgtttcctatcgatggcggttaagatattgtttaggaccttgagcgtggctgaggtgcacccatgaccagctctgaaaccagattgcatagcggaaaaggtgcggtgggattcgaaatggtcggtaatctgtttgttgacttggctttcgaagaccttagaaaggcaggttaggatagatataggtctgtagcagtttgggtcaagagtgtccccccctttgaagagggggatgaccgcagctgctttccaatctttgggaatctcagacgacacgatcCGCACgatcagcatcccggagtcgcctcttcactgttgacgttgagactggtgttttttgggtactatttaatgaagctgccagttgaggacttgtaatGCGTCTGTTTCTCATACTAGACACTctgatgtacttgtcctcttgctcagttgtgcaccggggcctcccactagtctaaagaaggacagttttattgcttctttaatcagcacaacagttttcagctgtgctaacataattgcaaaagggttttctaatgatcaattagccttttaaaatgataaacttggattagctaatacaatgtgccatttgaacacaggagtgatggttgctgataatgggcctctgtacgcccatgtagaaatttaaaaaaaaatctgccatttccagctacaatagtcatttccaacattaacaatttctacacagtatttctgatcaattttatattattttaatgaacaaaaaatgtgcttttctttcaaaaacaaggatatttctaagtgaccccaaactttttaacggtATTGTAGGTATctgcaaaaacaacaacatttatgCAATGTTTGTATGTAATGGGAAACATCACACCTGAATGCCATATTTGTGGCGTACAGCAACCCGCATGGACAGACTTGCGGGTGGCACAATGATGGGCACCCCAAAGGCAACCATGCAAGCAGGGCCAATGATGTCCACTAATGGCAGACAGGTACTCTCTCCAAACTCTCCCGTGGTGGAGCAGGCTAAGCAAGGACAGCACCAGAAACCATAACAACCtgcacacacatagacatacataccTTATCAACAGAAAGAGCAACAACAATACAACTCTTAAAGGTGGTGGCAATATTTTAAGACAGAATACCCTGAGTTTAGGGGCGGATGGGATAAGATGTCCCATGGATACTCACAGGAATTCATGTCTTGACAGCAGTCAAAAAGGCCAGTGTTCCAGCCCTTAATAGCAGGTGCTGCCACCTGTTGGTGGACTATTATGTTTGTTTGCATGGTGATCAGACCTGCCTGCAGACACAATGAAAAGGAAGACATAGCACTCACAATCGTAATTTGTTTGTGGGGGAAAATTCCTCAGCAGTATGCTTCTAAGATCTAGCTGAACAACATACTTGGCATCAAGCTTATGCCTATAATTGTTGGCTACACTGTAAAAACAAATAGTTTTTGACTTCACCCAACTTTTTGGGCAAAATGTTGCATGCAATATGCATTTTGAGTTTACCAAAAACTGAGTCAATGAGACAAGTTGGGAAATATCAAGTGATATCAACAGATGGCTTTTGTTGAATTAGTGGAAATTAGGGTTGTACTTAGGGATGTACGTTAACCCTTTATAGTTTCAATCATGATCCAATTACTGGACTAGATAGTGGTTTCTTTCAAATCTACCTTGACTAACCAAAGACCAGATAAAAAATATTACTAATGATGAAAACAAATCGACATTTTGCTATATGCATGATATTTTAACCTCTGAAAATATGTTTTAATTGTAAACATGTAGTTGACAAGTACATTTAATAAAATGAAGTACTTGCTGAaaggcacactgggaaatatGTTAATGAGAACAAATTTATCTTAAGCCAGCACGGTATTTTATGTATTTTATGTTGTGGGTCTCAGGAAACTAAATGTGTTGTGTGATCAAATCAACCATTTGTGTTGCAAAGGCAAACTTTAATATGTAATACGTTCACACAAATCAAAAAGGCTGTGGTTCTAGTAACTAAAACTTTTTTATTTGGGCCACCTCTGATTTATTTCAATTTTGACAGGCCTAGATTTTTTAGGCCTAGATTAAATCAGTTCCAGCGCTAACCAATGATAACTGACAACTGCAACGCAGTTTCATTGTTTTTGTTTAGACgatgttggaggtgtaactgcatTGGAGCTGGCAAATCGGTGAGCTGTCACACCCGTCCTTAAATCCCACCcacgttagaagttcagaacgagGAAGTGTAGGCTATATTGACATAATGACACTAATACTGAAAATCATTATTTGAAATAATATATGTTTTAATTGTAAACATGTCAggctaatcgaggtgtagattacaacacaCATTCTAGTGTTCGTACTTGTAACAAGGCTTCTTGCTGATTTTGCAGCTCCAACGTAGTTACACCTCCGACATTGGCTAAATAAAAACAATGAAATTGTTTTGCAGTTGTTGATTTTGCAGTTGCAGTTTTGCAGTTGTTGATTATTTCTGTTAAGACAGAAAGATTTAATTAAACTCATCAAAATCATGCCACGAATGTACAGCGTGACACAGTAGTGATTTACTGATGGTTCCTCATTCACATTCCGACTGTAACCCTGTAAAGATATTATTGACTGTTCTGTAAAATAACTACACCCTTTTTACCAATTTCACACTATTATCTGTTATTATCAACATCTATTATCTATTACTTAAAGTTTTCATCAGAGAGAAAGACATTTCCATAAAAAAACATGGATGTATATAGCCTTTCTTACCTTTCCACCCTTCTCAAATGCTTAGAGAGAATGACAGGAGGTGACGTGGACCTAATCATGAAGCACAATAAACATGTCTGGAATGTCTGCAGGTATGCAGGCTACTTAAAGTGaaactgacagcgttttagcaACATTAACTCTTATTAAAatatgttcatatacacccccaggaagaatatgacaccttttttttattttacattttctgacaagcaGCAGGAAATAGTCATTTTCAGGttttcataaattcatagaatgtttggaATGACGTatatgtcatgactgtcctgtgaggatcacaatgggtcagatcagcttggcaatggtTGACAATACCCAGACCTTCTCTCACccacagaagaggggaggagggaactggGACGGTTTAACAGTTCACACCCTGTCTATAGAAAATGAATGTCAAATAGGTTTaaattttgtgatgtcattaaaaaggTTAGAGGAAATACTGAAACTTGAAAAGTATTTACACTACAGGTATGAAGTCTCCATCCTTAACGTTgtatattaaatataaaaaattataaaagtATTTTTGTTAAGATATGAATGTGGTTTTAGGAGGTATAAGagaatctacagttgaagtcggaggtttacatacacttaggttgaatttttttgttgttgaaaaaactagttttttaaccactccacaaatttcttgttaacaaaatatagttttggcaagtcggttaggacatctactttgtgcatgacacaagtaatttttccaacaattgtttacagacagattatttcacttataactcactgtatcacaattccagtgggtcagaagtttacatacactaagttgactgtgcctttaaacagctgggaaagttccagaaaatgatgtcatggctttagaagcttctgctaggctaatagacataatttgagtcaattggaggtgtacctgtggatgtatttcaaggcttactttcaaactcagtgcctctttgcttgacatcatgggaaaatcaaaagattgACAGCAGTCTTAGCAAATGTCCGATTTATACAGTACGTCCTGACTCTAGCAGCATTCACACTATCTCCATGTGCCAATCATCCGAGGGGCCAGTGTGCTGTTCTGGTATTTCAGCTTTTATAGTTGTTTTCATAGGGATGTCAGCTGTAGTAGACTACCTGTAGGTTATCTACTATCCTGCTTGTCTGCATGACAGATTAAAGTAATTCCCCATGAAGAAAATCATCACTGTAATATTACATTTGGGAAGACATTATTGAATGTTTTGTCATAACGCCAACATAAAGTTGTCATAAACATAAGGGTTTTGTGCCAACGTACGTCACCTCTCCAATAAATATTTGACGATGCATGATGTTTTATCATCATTCAAATGATCCAACAGGAAGGATCAGTTTTAACAAGGAACTAAGGCCAAGACGACATCTTCAATTTCTATTTAATCTTTTCATGTCATGAACATAGTATGCAAATGAGAGGGTTGAGTAACAGTTACTAACATAATGACATAGCCATTCAAAGTGAATGCTAACTACATGGCAATGGAGAGAAAGTGTAAACTATGGTCAGGTTGAGGTAACGCGCTAAGATGATACCAGCAGGCACGCCGGGGTCCATGACCATGAAATTCAAGCTTGTATGTTGCAGGTGGCACTGTGCGTAGATCTCAGAATGGACACCAGCTCTCTGATCTGGACCAGGCTGCCCACCACCAGGCCTTTCCTGCGGCTCTCCAGTACATGACGCCCTGTCTGCTCAAAAAAGTTCAGGTCGAACTTTGCTTCTCCTAGCTTCACCGTGAATGAGGTGTGGTGTGGTGAGCGCTCCCTTACGAACCAGCTGTGTCACAGTTATCGGGATGCCACGCCCATGGAGCTTCTTCACCAGCACCTCCATGTTGACCCAGTGGCTACCATCTACAGGGAACACCAGGATCCTGTTGCCATAGCAACAAGGGGGCAGTGTGAGAAGGAGGAGAAACAATGAGAGGAGGAGCCAGACCAAGGTGGGCAAGAGCTCTCTGCACACACTCAGACATTTCACTCACCTGCACAGAAACAAAAGCAATATCATGGGAAACGGAAATGGCAAACATCTACACAAAATGGTATCCATTTTTAtaatagcaacaacaacaaaaacaaatgaATATAAGAAATGCATGTAATGCATACAGTTTAAATTCATTTACAACACAAGTACAGTATTTTAAGATTCATAATATACATTTGGAAGCTTGGAATTAGTTGTAAACACACTTTCAACTTTTTAAATCATTTCCAAAAATGAGAACGTAAATTCTGTGTTTTGAATTTGAATTTTGTGATGATTTTTCTTGCTCTGCTGTGTGATATTGTTTTATACTATCTAGCTTCTACTTTGATCTCTGTCTGATTTGTACTCTTTCTTACTTTAAAAAGGACATGATACACAGAGTAAAATGAAAGTCAGATTGACATTAACATCATAGAGAATATGTTGAATTTTGTTTCCTCTGAGCTTGTAGTGGCTCATATGTATTCCTCATTGGCCTCAATCAAACTATGCAATTTGTATAATCTATTAAAATGTATattatctgactccataaagataaATAGCAATGTGCAAGTCAgtattagtctctctctctcttccgatACCTCCTCTTATAGCCAAGGTCCTCTGGTCAAAATGCTCCTTATTCCAAACTGCAGCTAGAGTGAGAAAGAAGTAATGTCCACATAAAGACAAAGTCACATTTTGGAGATCAGGAGGAAATACCCTAAAATGGCTAAAATCATCTTGGTGTGttccacagctctggtggaaGAGGAAATGGAGGAGAGGGAGTTTGAGTTACCACAGCCATTTTCTTCCCAGTAGCCTAACTTGTAGATgattgttgacacatcaaccagCATTAAGGGTCAGGGCAATTTGTgacttgttttggtaatcagtggctgtattggagggggagtggtttctcctctcctaggcaatcagcaattagtacAGGGAGGTGTGCTCTTCACTTCTGATAGGCAATTAGCAACTCATTTTAGTATTTCAATCTCCCTGGTTTCTCAGCGGTTGCTGTGTCAGCGGCGGTTTTGTCGGCAAAACTAAGACCATCGCCGAAACAAAGACAGTTCTGCCGAGTTCTTCGATGAAGGCTCCACACCCCTCTCTCACTTGAGTATCTTACCTGGTTATTTTCTGAAGATCTCATTAGATTTTTTGTAGCTTTGGTAACTATGTGTGTATTTTCTATAAATGTGCGCTACTATCCCTATAGGCTTTACAGACCCACCAACCCTTCTAATTCAGTGTACCCTGCGTGCACAACCCATGTGTAATTCTGGGACTCTGGCAGCGTtcggaactgccgatctgcggtcaAGAACACAGAGTTCATCTCCGCTTATGCCCTTAGGTCCCTTGACTTTTTGGCCCTGACGGAGACATGGATCCCGACGATGGCTCACGGCCCTTCGTACTTGGCAAATTCAACCTGTGTAATCTGCCTTCGATTCTTTCATAACAActttctctttcccctccttgcctcttttgacttcaccctttcccaatcccctccaACTCACAAGGGAGGCAATGCGCTtcacctcatctttactagaagCTGTtttcctactaatctcactgcaaaccccctccaggtctctgatcactacttttttccttttctgtctctctttcctccaaCACTAGCCACTCAGGCCCTACCTAGATGGTCATGCGCCATTGcaatctttgctctctctctcactactcttTCCTCTTCTATCCTATAGTTTTTTCGCTTCTGAGAAATCCTTCTCCatcctgtctcctgattctgcctcttcgaccctaatctcctccctttctgcatcctggtactcgcactgtcccctttcctcctggCCGGCTTGGCCCGACCCTCCTGCTCCTTGGATTAGTGATtcattgcgagcttacagaacagggttGGGGGTAGCTGAGCTATAATGGAGGAAAACTAAGCTTCCCGAAGGACCTATCATACTTTCACTGCCTGCTCTATACCTTCTCTTCCTCTAAATCCGCTGTGAAAGACACTTTCTATCACTCTAcatttcaagcttctgcctctaaaCCTCGGAAATATTTGCACCTTCTCCTTAATCCTCCAACCGCTCCTTCCTCCCACTCTGTGGACCACTTTGTCAAGCACTTTGAAAAAAAGGTTGACATCCATTCCTCATTCACTCAtactattgagtccactggtcccacttacacagatatagcctacaccttGACCTTTTTCTCCCCTCACTCTTCAGACGAATTCCTGAGACTAGTGAGGTCTGGCCGCCCGACAACCTGCCCACTCGACCCCCAtcacctcctcccttctccagaccatctctggagaccttctcccattcttTACTTCCCTCATCCACtcatcccctctgacttcaaaatggccagaTTTGCTCCCCTCCTCAACAAACCAGCACTCGACTCATCTGACATCCaaaaactatagacctgtatctctttgttttctttacaaaacacttgagcgtgctgtctctATTAAACTTTCtagctatctctctcagaacgataTTCTTGACAGTAACCAGTCATGCTTAAAGatgggtcactcaaccgagactgctcttgtctgtgtcacggaggctctccgcattgccaaagctgactctctctctgttctaatcCTGCTTCATCTATCCGATGCCTTCAACACCGGGAATCATGAAATCTTCCTCTCCACTCTTTCAGGGCTGTGTGTCTCAGACTCTGCAGGCAACTCCTACCAGGCgatgtggagaggatctgtgtctgcaccacgtactctcactactggtgtcccagAGCTCGGTTCTTTGctttcttctctctatacaccaagtcactcagctccgtcATATCCACACATggtctcctatcattgctatgtggACGCCAttcaactaccccccccccccccccttctgacacccaggtggcgacaggCATCTATGCGTGCCttgcagatatctcagcttggatgtcggcccaccacctcaagctcaacctcgacaagacggaaCTGCTCGTCCTCCCAGGGAATGCCTGCCCGCTCAAAAACATCTCCATCATGGTTGACAATTCCACAATGTTGCCCTCCAAAGAACCTTGGTGTGAACCTGGACatcaccctgtcgttctctgcaaacatcaaagcagtgactctgtcctgcaggttcatgctctacaacatctgtaGAGTAAGACCCTAACAAGTGACGCAATTCCTAATCCATGGCTCTTATCTCCTCCTGTCTGGACTACTACTACTTGGCATTGGCTGGCTTCCTCGCTTGttccatcaaacccctgcaacttatgcTGCAGCCCGCCtagttttcaaccttcccaagttctcccatgtcaccccactTCTCTGCCCACTCCACTGACTTCCAGTTGAAGcacacatccactacaagaccatggtgcttgcctacagaAGAGCAAGACTATTTGCCCCTCCGTTCTGctacctctggtctcttggccctcttGGCAGCTtacgctcagcccagtccaagcacttctctgtcctggcaccccaatggtggaaccagcttctccctgaagctaggacagagtccctgcccattttCCGAAAGCACTTGAAACCTTACATCTTCAAACGGGGCTGAATAATCCCCCTCACCCGGACCAAACCCCCCCTCTGACTTTGCCGATAAGTATTTTATTTAGGAAAAGTGTActtactatgcctgtgatatgtggttgtcccacctagctatgttAAGATGAATGTTCtaactaagtcgctctggatcagagcgtctgctaaattactaaaatgttctCCATTTAGAACTACAGTCTAATCCCTCATTGGGCAATAACCCCTATAAACTGGCGAAACCCTAGATCCCTCTCTGTGTGAGCCCTTTCTCCCCAGCATATTTGATTAAAAAGGACACTTTCACTAATGCAAGGTTTTGCAAAGTACTTAACAATTCCTGCTTCAATGTTTATGTAAACATATTTGTCATTCTTACTCAATGACAAATATTAATGTAAATTGATCCTGTAGACAGCATTCTAATAGACCAAGATGTTTGATTATAAAATAAGTAACAGTCCAATAGAAGAGAAACCCAATATAAATGACTTTATTACATGTCAAGACAATGAGCAGTGGACATTACCATCACATAAACCTCAGACTATGAAccatataaaaacatattttcatcaATCTAATTCATTTT encodes the following:
- the LOC120020923 gene encoding protein PLANT CADMIUM RESISTANCE 10-like is translated as MQTNIIVHQQVAAPAIKGWNTGLFDCCQDMNSCCYGFWCCPCLACSTTGEFGESTCLPLVDIIGPACMVAFGVPIIVPPASLSMRVAVRHKYGIQRSLCEDIMVSCCCVWCSWCQMAREIKDHKKGCTFTTTQPVAIQVQPPTMTNSNVSYTTNQQSYTMTSPQSPNQQSYTMTSPQSPNQQGYIITGPHMVEMHPCMMAGPPGIAGGAQIKMASDQHPMAGPPNAYNPGFMMPRDMSNHMVNTTVSTQLSKC